One segment of Lachancea thermotolerans CBS 6340 chromosome E complete sequence DNA contains the following:
- a CDS encoding KLTH0E00242p (some similarities with uniprot|P32768 Saccharomyces cerevisiae YAR050W FLO1 Lectin-like protein involved in flocculation), with translation MWYLAIRLASFAFIALASSSENEENIGNHVCLPQGLSFPGFRANIYSYKYLDRESAYSFDYLQSGYQYNSKLLKQAFGITDPSFRLVHEENGVAGGQLYGEDITTTNFTLELVGYFQPSQSGVYTITANEIDDGFSLMMGESAFKCCTSNSFTEQESSDGTVQLTKRDDQSENGEPTTDLHGFYHMGATSVQVELREGMFYPLRLVFANMERTAIMDLSLILPDGTIKNTFEEVTFFPEDDGSNGQCDALVVTEGYTGTVTSTSTADDTTPTIYILTPTAVLTTTLYTPWTGSETVTYSTETTTFTGSGGVPTTETIYYVETPTAATESTTYTPWTGSETSTFSTETTTFTGSDGVPTTETIYYVETPTAATESTTYTPWTGSETVTFSTETTTFTGSDGVPTTETIYYVETPNVGTESTIYTPWTGSETVTYSTETTTFTGSDGVPTTETIYYVETPTVGTESTIYTPWTGSETSTFSTETTTFTGPDGIPTTETIYYVETPNVGTESTTYTPWTGSETVTYSTETTTFTGSDGVPTTETIYYVETPTAATESTTYTPWTGSETVTFSTGTTTFTGSDGVPTTGTIYYVETPTAPVNTPTSGKPLYPSSSAPVSETYFSVVSSAPSPSSPVSETSSTPVSSVPSSSAPVSETSSTPVSSVPSSSALVSEYSSTPVSSVPSSSAPVSETSSTPVSSVPSSSAPVSETSSTPVSSVPSSSAPVSETSSTPVSSAPSSSAPISSVPHSYPYYHNTTSAAGIGSTSYPVSLSSTPATSGSAPATSETTPATSGTPATSGSVPATSGSIPTTSTCQTIVKSAVSGTTTIFTTTCPESTLPTTTGPAQTESVVTVTESGTVTSYTTTCPITEVEPTTTGPDNAKTVLVSSVSGTVTSYTTTLPASESQPATTAPASSESVVVSSASGTVTSYTTTLPASESQPATTAPASSESVVVSSASGTPVTESIVTDTVSGTTTIYTTTCPVSSAVETTSPGPANSEIVTTSTISGTETVYTTTAPLSSAQKTEAASPSGSQTKSVESSPAYSGSYTTPGASGSYVTQTPSSSLEVQSSSSVAAVSTTAGVSTFEGAANKLRAGLLLAIPLALL, from the coding sequence ATGTGGTACCTCGCGATACGGCTTGCCAGTTTTGCTTTTATTGCGCTTGCGTCTTCGAGCGAAAATGAGGAAAACATTGGAAATCATGTGTGCTTGCCCCAAGGACTCAGTTTTCCCGGGTTTCGTGCCAACATATACTCTTACAAGTACCTAGATCGCGAATCCGCCTACAGCTTTGATTATTTACAGTCGGGATACCAGTATAACTCCAAGTTACTCAAACAAGCCTTTGGTATCACTGATCCTTCTTTTAGGCTTGTACACGAGGAAAACGGTGTTGCCGGCGGGCAACTTTACGGAGAAGATATCACAACTACAAACTTTACtcttgagcttgtgggATACTTTCAACCATCTCAAAGCGGCGTTTACACAATAACTGCTAATGAAATTGACGATGGTTTCTCACTGATGATGGGAGAAAGCGCTTTCAAATGTTGTACCAGCAACAGCTTCACGGAACAAGAAAGTTCGGATGGAACCGTACAGTTGACAAAGCGTGATGATCAGTCGGAAAATGGAGAACCCACGACTGATTTGCATGGATTTTACCATATGGGAGCGACTAGCGTCCAAGTGGAACTTCGTGAAGGCATGTTTTACCCTTTGCGTTTGGTTTTTGCAAACATGGAGAGAACCGCAATTATGGACCTTTCTCTCATTTTACCTGATGGAACAATTAAAAACACATTTGAGGAGGTAACGTTCTTTCCAGAAGATGACGGTTCCAATGGGCAGTGTGATGCACTCGTCGTCACTGAGGGTTACACCGGAACAGTGACATCTACATCCACTGCAGATGACACTACCCCTACTATCTATATATTGACGCCAACAGCCGTTTTAACGACTACACTgtacaccccatggactggctccgagactgttACCTACAGCACCGAGACCACCACGttcactggatctggcggcgtcccaaccactgagacgatctactacgtcgagaccccaaCTGCTGCCACTGAGTCCACCACCTACACTCCATGGACCGGCTCCGAGACCTCtactttctccaccgagaccaCCACgttcactggatctgacggcgtcccaactACTGagaccatctactacgtTGAGACCCCAACTGCTGCcactgagtctactacctacacGCCATGGACcggctccgagactgtgactttctccaccgagaccaCCACGttcaccggatctgacggcgtcccaaccactgagacgatctactacgtcgagaccccaaatgttggcactgagtctaccatctacactccatggaccggctccgagactgttACATACAGCACCGAGACCACCACgttcactggatctgacggtGTCCCAACtactgagacgatctactacgttGAGACcccaactgttggcactgagtctaccatcTACACTCCATGGACCGGCTCCGAGACCTCtactttctccaccgagaccaccaccttcactggTCCTGACGGCatcccaaccactgagacgatctactacgtcgagaccccaaatgttggcactgagtccACCACCTACACTCCATGGACcggctccgagactgttACATACAGCACCGAGACCACCACgttcactggatctgacggtGTCCCAACtactgagacgatctactacgtcgagaccccaaCTGCTGCcactgagtctactacctacacGCCATGGACcggctccgagactgtgactttctctaccGGAACTACCACgttcactggatctgacggcgtcccaaccactgggaccatctactacgttgagactccaactgCACCAGTAAACACCCCAACCTCTGGAAAACCTCTTTACccaagctccagcgctcCAGTTTCCGAGACTTACTTTTCTGTAGtgtcttctgctccaagtcCCAGCTCTCCAGTCTCTGAGACCTCCTCGACTCCAGTGTCTTCTgttccaagctcaagcgCTCCAGTCTCTGAGACCTCCTCGACTCCAGTGTCTTCTgttccaagctcaagcgCTTTAGTCTCCGAATACTCCTCGACTCCAGTGTCTTCTgttccaagctcaagcgCTCCAGTCTCTGAGACCTCCTCGACTCCAGTGTCTTCTgttccaagctcaagcgCTCCAGTCTCTGAGACCTCCTCGACTCCAGTGTCTTCTgttccaagctcaagcgCTCCAGTATCTGAGACCTCCTCGACACCAGtgtcttctgctccaagctccagcgctcCAATTTCCTCTGTTCCGCATAGTTATCCATACTACCACAACACTacctctgctgctggtatTGGATCCACCTCTTACCcagtttctttgagctctaccccagctacttctggctctgccccagctacttctgagactaccccagctacctccggtaccccagctacttctggctccGTTCCAGCTACCTCTGGCTCTATCCCAACTACTTCTACTTGTCAAACCATTGTTAAAAGCGCTGTTTCTGGAACGACTACCATTTTCACCACAACTTGTCCTGAAAGCACTTTGCCAACTACAACTGGGCCTGCACAGACTGAGTCAGTGGTCACTGTTACTGAATCTGGCACCGTTACCTCTTACACCACTACCTGCCCTATCACGGAAGTCGAGCCAACTACCACTGGCCCTGATAATGCCAAGACTGTTCTTGTCTCCTCTGTTTCCGGCACTGTGACTTCTTACACCACCACCTTGCCAGCCAGTGAATCTCAGCCAGCTACTACTGCTCCAGCTAGCTCCGAGTCTGTTGTTGTCTCCTCCGCTTCCGGCACTGTGACTTCTTACACCACCACCTTGCCAGCCAGTGAATCTCAGCCAGCTACTACTGCTCCAGCTAGCTCCGAGTCTGTTGTTGTCTCCTCCGCTTCCGGCACACCTGTCACTGAGTCTATCGTGACCGACACCGTATCGGGCACAACAACCATCTACACCACTACATGCCCAGTGAGCTCTGCTGTCGAAACAACCTCTCCTGGCCCAGCTAACTCTGAGATTGTTACTACCAGCACCATCTCTGGTACTGAGACTGTCTACACCACCACAGCTCCATTGAGCTCTGCTCAAAAGACTGAGGCTGCTTCTCCATCGGGTTCGCAAACAAAATCTGTTGaatcttctccagcttACAGCGGTTCTTACACTACCCCAGGCGCTTCTGGTTCATACGTCACCCAAActccatcttcttctcttgaggtgcagtcttcttcctccgtCGCTGCCGTCTCTACTACGGCTGGCGTCTCTACCTTCGAGGGTGCTGCCAACAAGCTAAGAGCTGGTCTTCTTTTGGCTATCCCACTAGCCCTGTTGTGA